Proteins from a genomic interval of Quercus lobata isolate SW786 chromosome 11, ValleyOak3.0 Primary Assembly, whole genome shotgun sequence:
- the LOC115967029 gene encoding uncharacterized protein LOC115967029, whose translation MGIEVESWKMYFDGATIQNGSGIGVLLISPKGTHIPFSGRLNFPATNNATEYEACIIGLRAGLGLGVKVLEVYGDSVLIISQIQNKLKIKEERLMSYHECLQNWTSKFSKIQYQYVPRMQNQIVDALATMASMMDGPKEDEARPIMVEQKEELAYCMTIKEDGGKNEEGEWYLDILQYLKDGIYQKSIDKNDPINHPEVFY comes from the coding sequence ATGGGGATTGAAGTAGAATcatggaagatgtattttgATGGAGCAACAATTCAAAATGGAAGTGGCATTGgagttctcttaatttctccaaaagggACACACATTCCATTTTCTGGCAGACTCAACTTTCCTGCCACCAATAATGCCACTGAATATGAAGCTTGCATCATAGGGTTACGAGCAGGCCTAGGCTTGGGGGTGAAAGTGTTAGAGGTGTATGGTGACTCAGTTTTAATAATCTCCCAAATTCAGAATAAattgaagatcaaagaagaacgGCTAATGTCTTATCATGAATGTCTTCAGAATTGGACCTCAAAATTCAGCAAGATCCAATATCAATATGTGCCAAGAATGCAAAATCAGATTGTAGATGCTTTAGCAACCATGGCATCTATGATGGATGGgccaaaagaagatgaagccAGACCAATAATGGTGGAACAAAAAGAGGAACTAGCTTATTGCATGACAATAAAAGAAGATGGGGGAAAGAATGAAGAAGGTGAATGGTATTTAGACATCCTACAGTACCTAAAGGATGGCATATACCAGAAATCTATAGACAAGAATGACCCAATTAACCATCCGGAGGTTTTCTACTAA